A region from the Candidatus Thorarchaeota archaeon genome encodes:
- a CDS encoding proteasome-activating nucleotidase: MPGTADAKDSGNLDDAAYSTQSYTRHLERRLRALETERQILQAERSRLEKETQTLRTELEKLRQSPLITATVIEMLEDGRAIVKSSTGPNFVVHVASSIPRDRLQPGMRVALNQRSFAVTQELPPSRDPMIRAMEIEEAPDVTYTDIGGLREQLQEIRETVELPLLKPEVFETIGIEPPRGVLLTGPPGTGKTLSARAVAHETNATFIRVIGSELVQKFIGEGARLVREIFMLAKEKAPAIVFIDELDAVGAQRLDIATSGDREVQRTLMQLLSELDGFESRGQVAVLGATNRPDILDPALLRPGRFDRIIEFPFPDEESRKEIFKIHLRGMNVEKNLVLEDVVTATKGRTGADIKAICTEAGMFAIRDGREIINQDDFRRAIRKVTERQKGESAPLGLYS, translated from the coding sequence ATGCCTGGGACTGCCGATGCTAAAGATAGCGGTAATCTTGATGACGCAGCATATAGCACACAGAGCTATACACGACATCTTGAACGTCGTCTAAGAGCCCTTGAAACAGAACGCCAGATACTTCAAGCCGAACGTAGCAGACTTGAGAAGGAGACTCAGACTCTACGGACAGAACTTGAAAAGTTGAGACAGTCCCCATTAATCACTGCAACCGTCATAGAGATGTTAGAAGATGGCAGAGCAATAGTGAAGAGCTCAACGGGTCCTAATTTTGTCGTCCATGTTGCCTCATCAATTCCAAGAGACCGGCTGCAACCAGGAATGCGTGTAGCTCTCAATCAAAGATCGTTTGCGGTGACACAAGAGCTGCCTCCCTCGCGAGATCCTATGATCAGAGCCATGGAAATTGAGGAGGCACCTGATGTGACTTATACCGACATTGGAGGTCTCAGAGAACAGCTTCAAGAGATCCGTGAGACAGTCGAGCTGCCTCTTCTGAAGCCTGAAGTATTCGAAACTATTGGGATTGAGCCACCACGAGGAGTTCTACTGACGGGACCACCGGGAACCGGGAAGACCCTTAGTGCAAGAGCAGTAGCTCATGAGACCAATGCCACATTCATTCGGGTGATCGGTTCCGAGCTTGTACAGAAATTCATAGGGGAAGGTGCAAGACTCGTTAGAGAGATCTTCATGCTTGCTAAAGAAAAGGCGCCAGCAATTGTATTCATTGATGAACTAGATGCAGTTGGAGCTCAGAGATTAGATATAGCGACATCAGGAGACCGTGAGGTTCAACGCACATTAATGCAATTATTGAGCGAGCTCGATGGATTCGAGAGCCGTGGCCAAGTCGCAGTTCTTGGGGCCACAAACAGACCGGACATTCTTGACCCCGCACTCCTGAGGCCGGGACGGTTTGACAGGATCATCGAATTTCCGTTCCCCGACGAAGAGAGCAGAAAAGAGATCTTCAAGATACATCTTCGCGGAATGAATGTTGAAAAGAATCTTGTCCTCGAAGATGTTGTGACAGCGACTAAGGGCCGCACAGGCGCGGATATCAAGGCGATCTGCACAGAGGCGGGGATGTTCGCAATCCGAGATGGAAGAGAGATAATCAATCAGGATGATTTTCGAAGGGCCATTCGTAAAGTTACTGAACGACAGAAAGGTGAGAGTGCCCCTCTAGGTCTCTATAGCTAA
- a CDS encoding multiprotein bridging factor aMBF1, with product MPTCELCGRPMKGRGRTMVIEGATLQVCSTCAARLGADVSTHTKSSRPKAPRTSWTRPVSTPSPPPRKPLARPISSRSRPRSSPRRSGPATLDELILIEDYAVVIRRARQKAGLTQEQLAQRIGEKFSTLQGIETGRLKPTKKTIRGLERELKISLLEPVGPVPIKTSADIGAHGPTLGDVVKVKRKKHKS from the coding sequence ATGCCTACCTGCGAGCTATGTGGACGACCTATGAAAGGGCGTGGCCGGACCATGGTCATTGAAGGTGCCACCCTGCAAGTCTGTTCGACCTGTGCTGCACGTCTAGGTGCTGATGTTTCTACGCATACAAAATCTTCGAGACCTAAGGCGCCACGAACCTCATGGACTAGACCCGTTTCTACTCCAAGTCCCCCTCCTCGAAAGCCCCTCGCGCGTCCGATCTCCTCTCGATCACGTCCCCGTTCCTCGCCACGGAGATCCGGTCCTGCTACACTAGACGAACTTATTCTCATCGAAGACTATGCGGTAGTCATTCGACGAGCCCGTCAAAAAGCGGGGCTGACTCAAGAACAGCTCGCTCAACGGATTGGTGAGAAATTCTCGACTCTGCAGGGGATAGAGACTGGTCGCTTAAAACCGACCAAAAAGACCATACGAGGTCTCGAACGCGAGCTCAAGATCTCATTGCTTGAGCCAGTGGGTCCTGTCCCAATTAAGACCTCTGCTGACATTGGAGCACATGGGCCAACTCTTGGGGATGTTGTCAAGGTCAAGCGCAAAAAACACAAGTCTTGA
- a CDS encoding DUF2110 family protein, with product MQKIILKVRAYGPYTNRLLRGIEQSIQNKFTELDVSLSKIRTNKRGYIMISLTGDDEVFAANLLRKEYGTPLSLDDVTSSLVTTGWLVDVGTVGYGLYVDIGITGNTDHAVVDVLVPLHRLREQLDMPRKSLRLIAKTFALVDNLPVEIAISNVDRYNSTVEGSLSETFLDRLTFWINDEHERLFVFGANYSMIESTLRKTHHLEDIYEVESLGLHEHILVCKRSTRASGIIAAIGPRLRGVPMHLFIPREIKAMRDAST from the coding sequence ATGCAGAAGATTATTTTGAAGGTTAGAGCGTACGGCCCGTATACAAATCGCCTTCTGCGGGGTATTGAACAGTCGATACAGAACAAGTTTACAGAACTTGATGTCTCATTATCGAAGATTCGAACAAATAAACGCGGATACATCATGATCTCTCTCACTGGTGATGATGAAGTCTTTGCCGCCAATCTTCTTCGCAAGGAGTATGGTACACCTCTCTCCCTTGATGATGTGACTTCTTCACTCGTCACAACTGGTTGGCTCGTTGATGTCGGCACAGTCGGGTACGGCCTCTACGTCGATATCGGTATTACAGGTAATACTGATCATGCTGTTGTTGATGTACTTGTCCCCCTTCATCGATTACGGGAACAACTAGACATGCCACGAAAGTCCCTCAGACTTATTGCAAAGACATTTGCACTTGTAGATAATCTCCCAGTCGAGATTGCAATTTCCAATGTGGATCGATATAACTCGACTGTTGAAGGATCACTGTCTGAAACTTTTCTAGACCGGCTTACGTTCTGGATAAATGACGAACATGAGCGTCTTTTTGTATTTGGCGCCAATTATTCAATGATCGAATCCACATTGAGGAAGACTCATCATCTAGAAGATATCTACGAAGTCGAGTCATTGGGGCTTCATGAGCACATTCTCGTCTGTAAGCGCAGCACACGTGCCTCTGGAATTATCGCTGCGATCGGGCCGAGACTTCGTGGAGTTCCAATGCATCTCTTCATTCCGCGTGAGATTAAGGCGATGCGAGATGCCTCGACTTGA
- a CDS encoding glycoside hydrolase family 1 protein → MAFPNLPFPPGFLWGSAASAHQTEGGNHNDWSEWERIPGKIKDGTTSSIACDHYNRYEEDFDLAQSLGHQVHRFSVEWSRIEPARGHWEDHQLDHYRKVVEALIARGIQPMVTLHHFTNPLWFRDLDAWLNPESPELFAPYCRKVAEALCDYDIIWNTINEPMVVSVVGYLFGEFPPGLQDYGKTLTVAKHLLMAHGQAATQIREVYEERGLEQPQIAPVISASYFMPADSSNEEDVELAQYYNELYNHVWINGAVRGVLPEPLGDGSRYAPLERSTDFIGLNYYSRVLVSSKIDFLAGEEPPKDPHLERCEGLDWEVYPEGYYHVMKDMWTRYKTPIFLTENGIGTSDDSLRCRYILRHLQQVHRAINEGIDVRGYLVWSLTDNFEWAHGYSSHFGLVEVDYKTLERRPRESAYMFQKIIQDNGVSSELQMQYLAPDQ, encoded by the coding sequence ATGGCATTTCCGAATCTACCTTTTCCTCCTGGTTTCCTGTGGGGCAGTGCAGCGTCCGCGCATCAGACCGAGGGAGGTAATCATAACGACTGGTCCGAATGGGAGCGTATCCCTGGAAAGATCAAAGATGGAACTACTTCCTCTATTGCCTGTGATCACTACAACCGCTATGAAGAGGACTTTGACCTTGCTCAATCCCTTGGTCATCAGGTTCACAGGTTCTCCGTGGAATGGAGTCGTATTGAACCAGCTAGAGGGCACTGGGAAGACCATCAACTTGACCACTATAGAAAAGTCGTAGAGGCGCTTATTGCGCGTGGTATTCAGCCAATGGTCACGCTCCATCATTTCACCAATCCTCTCTGGTTTCGAGACCTCGATGCATGGCTCAATCCGGAGAGCCCAGAACTCTTCGCCCCCTATTGCCGGAAGGTCGCCGAGGCTCTCTGTGATTATGACATCATCTGGAACACTATCAATGAGCCGATGGTCGTGTCCGTTGTTGGATATCTCTTTGGGGAATTTCCCCCCGGCCTCCAAGATTATGGTAAGACTCTCACCGTTGCAAAACACCTGCTTATGGCCCATGGGCAGGCTGCCACTCAGATCCGTGAGGTGTATGAGGAGCGAGGGCTTGAACAGCCTCAGATTGCCCCTGTGATCAGTGCCTCTTATTTCATGCCAGCTGATTCCTCTAATGAGGAGGATGTTGAACTTGCCCAGTATTACAATGAACTGTATAATCATGTGTGGATCAATGGTGCAGTGAGGGGCGTCTTGCCTGAGCCATTAGGTGACGGTTCACGATACGCACCACTTGAACGATCAACAGACTTTATCGGTCTCAACTATTACAGTAGAGTTCTCGTGTCTTCCAAGATCGATTTTCTGGCTGGTGAAGAACCCCCCAAAGATCCTCATCTAGAACGGTGTGAGGGTCTCGATTGGGAGGTCTATCCGGAGGGATATTATCATGTGATGAAAGACATGTGGACTCGATACAAGACTCCTATCTTTCTCACAGAGAACGGGATTGGCACCTCCGATGACTCGTTACGATGCCGATATATTCTACGACACTTGCAGCAAGTGCATCGTGCGATCAATGAAGGAATAGATGTGCGTGGCTATCTGGTGTGGTCGCTCACTGACAACTTTGAATGGGCTCACGGATATAGTAGTCATTTTGGTCTTGTCGAAGTTGATTACAAGACTCTTGAGCGCCGACCACGAGAGAGTGCATATATGTTCCAAAAAATCATCCAAGATAACGGTGTGTCCTCTGAACTTCAGATGCAATATCTGGCTCCTGACCAGTAG
- a CDS encoding TMEM165/GDT1 family protein — protein sequence MMPIHTFLSAMGLILLSELGDKTMFTTLCLSAQQRRPMTVLLASMLALTVATVLAVIVGVLLAASLPLSIIIPLSASLFIIMGIITLRADESSLVCENNSPSRFVNMFSLVLFSELGDKSQIVIFALSSTTMFPLLVVLGALVGFLIVNTIGAIIGLQLAERLPVRRVQIVTGLVFIFFGIVTLLGVI from the coding sequence ATGATGCCAATTCATACATTCCTCTCTGCAATGGGTCTTATCCTTCTCTCAGAGCTCGGTGACAAGACCATGTTCACAACATTGTGCCTTAGTGCGCAGCAGCGCCGCCCCATGACTGTTCTCTTGGCATCGATGTTGGCATTGACCGTGGCCACGGTCCTTGCTGTAATTGTGGGCGTACTCCTTGCAGCCTCCCTCCCCCTCTCAATTATCATCCCTCTCTCGGCCTCATTATTTATCATCATGGGCATCATCACTCTTCGCGCTGACGAGTCCAGTCTGGTCTGTGAGAACAATTCACCAAGTCGTTTTGTCAATATGTTCTCTCTTGTTCTCTTTTCAGAGCTTGGAGATAAGAGTCAGATTGTCATTTTTGCTCTCTCATCAACTACCATGTTCCCCCTGCTAGTAGTGCTTGGTGCACTTGTCGGATTTCTGATAGTCAATACAATTGGGGCCATCATTGGGCTTCAGCTTGCAGAACGGCTTCCCGTGCGTCGTGTGCAAATTGTGACAGGTCTTGTCTTCATCTTCTTTGGTATTGTCACACTGCTTGGAGTCATATGA
- the gatD gene encoding Glu-tRNA(Gln) amidotransferase subunit GatD, whose protein sequence is MVYEESGYSGIVLDALTKIGAQIGDRILITNQDSEYQGTLMPRAQIGTDPGHLVIKMDNGYNVGVRVSDATTISLVSKARRRRISRSSDEFTPSDDLPTVAVLSTGGTIASKVDYRTGAVNPALTAKDLYDAVPELRDFANIQASVIMSKFSEDVTPSDWVLIAKKAASVIRRGVDGVVIAHGTDTLGFTSAALSFALQDLPIPVVMVGSQRSSDRPSSDAALNLIAATRIASAADAAEVLLAMHGTPDDTVVLAHRGTRVRKCHTSRRDAFQSIDASPIFSVEGDSIKELSPPLQRRDPGRRLKVRARFEEKVALIRVHPGISSRLIDHLVSDGYRGIVLEGTGLGHAPETLLSSLKGAIDEGVVVAMTSQCIWGRIDMNVYRTGVELLDIGVIPCGNMLPETALVKLMWVLANVKASDRIRTELLHPLSGEITSRTELSLQSIRRL, encoded by the coding sequence GTGGTCTATGAAGAGTCCGGCTATAGTGGTATTGTATTGGATGCACTTACCAAGATTGGAGCTCAGATTGGTGATCGTATATTGATTACTAATCAAGATAGTGAGTACCAAGGTACTCTCATGCCTCGGGCCCAGATTGGGACTGACCCGGGTCATCTTGTGATTAAGATGGACAATGGTTACAACGTGGGAGTCCGTGTCAGTGATGCGACTACAATCTCGCTCGTATCCAAGGCACGAAGGCGTCGTATCTCACGAAGTAGTGACGAATTTACTCCATCTGATGATCTGCCTACTGTTGCTGTTCTCAGCACTGGAGGGACTATCGCTAGCAAGGTTGACTATCGTACTGGTGCTGTCAATCCGGCATTGACCGCTAAAGATCTCTATGATGCAGTTCCGGAACTGAGAGATTTTGCAAATATTCAGGCCAGTGTGATCATGAGCAAATTCTCAGAGGATGTCACTCCCTCTGATTGGGTTCTTATCGCTAAGAAAGCGGCCTCTGTGATCCGACGGGGTGTTGACGGGGTCGTCATTGCTCATGGAACCGATACTCTTGGCTTCACTTCGGCTGCTCTGTCTTTTGCGCTCCAAGATCTTCCCATCCCCGTGGTCATGGTCGGGTCTCAACGATCATCAGACCGACCATCTTCTGATGCGGCGCTCAATCTGATTGCAGCTACACGAATTGCATCAGCCGCTGATGCTGCTGAAGTATTGCTTGCCATGCATGGCACCCCCGACGACACGGTTGTTCTTGCACATAGAGGAACCCGCGTACGAAAATGCCATACAAGCAGACGCGATGCCTTTCAGTCCATTGATGCTTCACCTATCTTCTCAGTTGAGGGGGATAGCATCAAAGAGCTCTCCCCTCCGCTTCAACGACGGGACCCCGGCCGGCGCCTCAAAGTCCGGGCCCGGTTCGAAGAGAAGGTTGCCCTCATCAGAGTCCATCCGGGTATTTCCTCTCGTCTAATAGACCATCTTGTCTCAGATGGGTATCGCGGGATCGTCCTTGAGGGAACTGGTCTTGGTCATGCGCCTGAGACCCTCCTCTCTTCACTCAAAGGTGCAATTGATGAGGGTGTAGTAGTTGCTATGACCTCTCAGTGTATCTGGGGCCGTATTGACATGAATGTCTATCGTACTGGTGTTGAGCTCCTAGATATTGGTGTGATTCCGTGTGGTAATATGCTTCCTGAGACCGCCCTTGTCAAATTGATGTGGGTCCTTGCAAACGTCAAAGCATCTGATCGTATCCGAACGGAACTACTGCATCCCCTCTCTGGAGAGATCACGTCGCGCACAGAGCTCTCTCTACAGTCTATCCGGAGGCTTTGA
- the gatE gene encoding Glu-tRNA(Gln) amidotransferase subunit GatE, with protein MTDTTHYHDIGLMVGLELHQQLDTPRKLFCHCPPLIRDDDPDGGFIRRLRPTQSEMGEIDPAALFEFKKQKRFYYEYYTDTTCLVEADEEPPHEIDPSSIDICLIMARFLNATPVDEIHPMRKIVIDGSNTTGFQRTAIIALGGAIEIDGETIHIQTICLEEDAARKIRDDEKNNVRVYRLDRLGIPLIEIATAPDIRTPQQAQEVALSLGLLLRSTGRVRRGLGTIRQDVNVSIRGGGIIEIKGLQQLDMLARVVELEALRQERLLEIRDVLVSRGVTKDFLQPDIVDVTEVFRTTSSKVIQKALKSGGSVLAIRLIGFHGLVGRELQPERRFGTELSDHAKFWGGVGGIFHSDELPKYGITADDVQQVRQVTGAEDLDAVVLVAAPITKGRNALNAVIRRAQEALDGVPSETRIPLPTGASKYARPRPGAERMYPETDVRPVKITPAHLARIARNMPETLEEKEARFVRELGLSQDLSVQIVRSLHLDLFETIVRQIDVSPTLVAVTLANTITSLHRDGVPVENITEDHLLSLFQSIAEGVATAQAIPDVLSYLAQHPDVSVESALGSLGLGVLDSDTVRDLIRKIVEARADFIRQQGERAVGGIMGIAMKDLRGKADGQLVKQIVTEEVQRILES; from the coding sequence ATGACTGATACAACTCATTATCATGATATTGGTCTGATGGTCGGTCTAGAGCTCCATCAACAGTTAGATACCCCTCGCAAGCTCTTTTGTCATTGCCCCCCTCTGATCAGAGACGATGATCCAGATGGTGGGTTCATCCGCAGGCTTCGCCCTACTCAGAGCGAGATGGGCGAGATAGATCCGGCCGCCCTCTTTGAGTTCAAGAAGCAAAAACGATTCTATTACGAGTACTATACAGATACCACCTGTCTTGTCGAAGCGGATGAAGAGCCGCCCCATGAGATTGATCCAAGCTCCATAGATATCTGTCTCATAATGGCCAGGTTCCTTAATGCTACACCCGTTGATGAGATTCATCCCATGCGTAAGATCGTCATTGATGGAAGTAACACTACTGGATTTCAACGTACTGCAATCATTGCACTGGGTGGCGCAATCGAGATAGATGGTGAGACGATTCATATTCAGACAATCTGCTTGGAAGAGGATGCAGCACGTAAGATTCGTGATGATGAGAAGAATAATGTGCGTGTCTATCGTCTTGACCGCTTGGGAATCCCTCTCATCGAGATTGCCACTGCTCCTGACATCCGAACCCCTCAACAGGCCCAAGAGGTCGCTCTCAGTCTGGGGCTTCTGCTCCGCTCAACGGGTCGTGTGCGACGTGGACTGGGCACTATCCGGCAAGATGTCAATGTCTCAATTCGAGGTGGCGGTATCATTGAGATCAAGGGCCTTCAACAACTCGATATGCTGGCGCGTGTGGTAGAACTTGAAGCTTTGAGACAGGAACGTCTTCTTGAGATTCGTGACGTTCTGGTGTCTCGAGGTGTCACTAAAGATTTCCTCCAACCTGATATTGTTGATGTGACCGAGGTGTTCCGAACAACCTCATCGAAGGTCATTCAAAAAGCGCTAAAGTCTGGTGGTTCAGTTCTTGCGATTCGGCTCATCGGTTTTCACGGTCTAGTTGGGCGCGAACTACAACCTGAGAGGCGGTTCGGTACAGAACTCTCGGACCACGCAAAGTTCTGGGGCGGTGTGGGTGGCATTTTCCATTCGGATGAGCTGCCAAAGTATGGCATTACCGCTGATGATGTCCAACAGGTTCGCCAGGTCACTGGCGCTGAAGATCTCGATGCAGTGGTACTTGTGGCTGCACCTATTACGAAGGGACGAAATGCCTTGAACGCCGTGATCCGCCGTGCGCAGGAGGCTCTTGATGGTGTTCCTTCAGAAACACGAATACCTCTTCCAACTGGTGCGTCAAAATATGCTCGCCCTCGTCCCGGAGCAGAACGAATGTATCCTGAGACCGATGTTCGCCCAGTTAAAATAACTCCAGCTCATCTGGCACGAATTGCACGAAATATGCCTGAAACCCTTGAGGAGAAAGAGGCTCGCTTTGTCCGCGAATTGGGTCTGAGCCAAGATCTGTCCGTTCAGATTGTCCGGTCATTGCATCTTGACCTCTTCGAGACCATTGTTCGCCAGATTGATGTGTCCCCTACTCTTGTAGCTGTCACCCTTGCGAACACGATCACCAGCCTTCATCGTGATGGAGTCCCTGTCGAGAATATTACTGAAGATCATTTACTCTCTCTCTTTCAGAGCATTGCTGAGGGAGTTGCTACCGCTCAGGCCATTCCTGATGTCCTATCCTATCTTGCTCAGCATCCCGATGTGTCTGTAGAGTCCGCCCTTGGCTCTCTTGGCCTTGGTGTTCTTGACTCTGACACCGTCAGAGATCTTATTCGCAAGATCGTTGAGGCACGTGCTGATTTCATTCGCCAGCAGGGGGAACGCGCTGTCGGAGGCATTATGGGTATTGCCATGAAAGATCTCCGTGGTAAGGCAGATGGCCAACTCGTCAAGCAGATTGTTACTGAAGAGGTACAACGAATACTCGAGTCCTAA
- the pgk gene encoding phosphoglycerate kinase translates to MKEHHSIAFEQTDGERAMNLPFKTLDDVELEGKRILIRVDMNCSLDPETKKIINDSRIRAMTPTLHELERSRVVLMAHQGRPGSDDFISLEQHTEILRQLGFNAHFVDDIFGEKAKKAIETVKVGEILVLQNVRMFDGEMRKGPIEEVAREPIVQELYPFFDLFVNDAFGAAHRSQPSIVGFTTVLPSVAGRVMEKEVRTLTEILSTDKHPWILVLGGSKVPDKVMMIKKLLEIGRADNVLLGGLIGTLFLIASEKISEKYGSAIKGFEEILPVAKELVDKYPDVIILPTDAAVERDGARVECSFEEMNGDPFYDIGSRTAEIFGSAIRGAKVAFANGPMGFFEKDQFKFGTIKVLEAIAECDCITVVGGGHVSAMAERMDLVDRITHISTGGGATMSFLTGKKLPLIEALENAARRMDQTA, encoded by the coding sequence TTGAAAGAACATCACAGTATTGCCTTTGAACAGACCGATGGTGAAAGAGCGATGAACCTGCCGTTCAAGACATTAGACGACGTTGAGCTTGAGGGAAAGAGGATTCTCATTCGTGTTGACATGAACTGTTCCCTTGACCCAGAGACCAAGAAAATAATTAACGACTCACGTATACGAGCCATGACTCCTACACTCCACGAGCTGGAGCGATCCAGAGTGGTCCTGATGGCACATCAGGGGAGGCCGGGGAGTGATGATTTTATCTCATTGGAACAACACACTGAGATCCTACGTCAACTGGGATTTAATGCTCATTTCGTCGATGACATCTTTGGAGAGAAGGCCAAAAAGGCCATTGAAACAGTCAAGGTTGGAGAGATACTTGTTCTTCAAAATGTGAGAATGTTCGATGGCGAGATGAGAAAAGGGCCGATCGAAGAAGTAGCAAGGGAGCCAATTGTCCAAGAGCTTTATCCCTTCTTTGATCTGTTCGTCAATGACGCATTTGGTGCCGCCCATCGGTCTCAACCATCAATTGTGGGATTCACCACAGTTCTTCCATCCGTGGCCGGGCGAGTCATGGAGAAGGAAGTGCGCACCCTGACCGAGATACTCTCAACAGACAAACACCCATGGATTCTTGTCTTGGGAGGCAGTAAGGTACCGGATAAGGTCATGATGATCAAGAAGCTACTTGAGATTGGCCGAGCCGACAATGTGCTTCTGGGAGGGCTGATTGGTACACTGTTTTTGATTGCAAGTGAGAAGATCTCAGAAAAATACGGATCTGCAATCAAGGGATTCGAGGAGATCCTGCCTGTTGCAAAAGAGCTCGTAGACAAATACCCTGATGTCATTATACTTCCAACTGATGCCGCTGTCGAGCGTGATGGCGCCCGAGTCGAGTGTTCATTCGAAGAGATGAACGGGGATCCATTTTACGACATAGGCTCGCGCACCGCGGAGATTTTTGGGTCGGCCATCAGAGGGGCGAAAGTTGCCTTTGCCAATGGTCCAATGGGATTCTTTGAGAAGGATCAGTTCAAGTTTGGGACTATCAAGGTGCTGGAGGCCATCGCCGAGTGTGACTGTATCACTGTTGTCGGTGGGGGGCATGTCAGTGCAATGGCTGAACGGATGGATCTCGTCGATAGAATCACGCATATCAGTACTGGTGGCGGGGCAACGATGTCCTTCCTCACAGGCAAGAAACTGCCATTGATTGAGGCATTGGAGAATGCGGCCCGGAGAATGGATCAGACCGCCTGA
- the rpiA gene encoding ribose 5-phosphate isomerase A, whose amino-acid sequence MSHAKKHAAESALKLVPSEGVIGLGSGSTVAVFAELLGQHISEGRSHVAVVPSSFQAYQLAITHNIPLTNLDLSPELDLTVDGADEVDRDLNLTKGGGGALFQEKIVASASKQLVIIIDESKLVDRLASRFLIPVEVLPFSLGVVMRKIRDMGISPILREAQRKMGPVVTDNGNFILDLKFPSPIEDPLKIAIDLKMIPGVVETGIFPHMAHEVHVGTDDDVYVLTRQS is encoded by the coding sequence GTGTCTCATGCAAAGAAACATGCTGCCGAGAGCGCCCTCAAATTAGTGCCTTCTGAGGGGGTCATCGGACTGGGTAGTGGTTCAACGGTTGCAGTATTTGCAGAACTTTTGGGGCAACATATCTCTGAAGGTCGCTCCCATGTTGCTGTTGTGCCCAGTTCATTTCAGGCGTATCAGTTAGCGATAACCCATAATATTCCCTTGACCAACCTTGATCTCTCTCCAGAACTTGACCTGACCGTAGACGGTGCGGATGAGGTGGATCGGGATCTCAATCTCACAAAGGGTGGTGGCGGTGCGCTATTTCAAGAGAAGATAGTGGCCTCTGCTTCTAAGCAGCTCGTAATAATCATTGATGAGTCCAAGCTTGTAGACCGTCTGGCATCACGTTTTTTGATACCTGTCGAAGTGCTTCCGTTCTCTCTTGGAGTCGTTATGCGTAAGATTCGTGACATGGGCATCTCTCCAATACTTCGAGAGGCACAACGAAAAATGGGCCCTGTTGTGACCGACAATGGAAACTTCATACTTGACCTCAAGTTTCCCTCTCCGATTGAGGACCCTCTCAAGATTGCAATTGACCTGAAAATGATCCCTGGTGTCGTTGAGACCGGAATCTTTCCACACATGGCACATGAGGTACATGTCGGTACTGATGATGATGTATACGTGCTCACACGTCAGTCATGA